In Arachis hypogaea cultivar Tifrunner chromosome 17, arahy.Tifrunner.gnm2.J5K5, whole genome shotgun sequence, a single window of DNA contains:
- the LOC112763183 gene encoding uncharacterized protein — translation MDSNNDSSLNNVVLQILLVVLMAFSFYFIHDAPKKLFSSLRNRNRAHVQANHHFVRGAQILAKARASPSRSSASSLAKQAQDEARQAIALDPTDAAAHLLVALALDLRGLSAAAIDSLDAALSPALARSLSDGERADALVKRAELRMTVGPGQRGRADPAMADLQEALRISPKNAKALFLLGKYYEGKKMEKEAIEAYMEALKAEPQLRKAQEALQRNLKLRKSIWKEEGK, via the exons ATGGACAGCAACAATGACTCATCCCTCAACAACGTCGTTTTACAGATCCTTCTCGTCGTCCTTATGGCCTTCTCCTTCTACTTCATTCACGACGCCCCAAAGAAGCTTTTCTCCTCTCTCCGAAACCGTAACCGGGCCCACGTCCAGGCCAACCACCACTTTGTCCGCGGGGCCCAGATCCTCGCCAAGGCCCGGGCATCCCCTTCCCGATCCTCAGCCTCCTCCCTCGCCAAACAGGCCCAGGACGAGGCCCGCCAGGCCATTGCCCTCGACCCTACCGACGCCGCCGCCCACCTCCTCGTCGCTCTCGCCCTCGACCTCCGCGGCCTCAGCGCCGCCGCGATCGACTCCCTCGACGCCGCGTTGTCCCCCGCCTTGGCCCGGTCGCTCAGCGACGGCGAGAGGGCCGACGCGCTGGTGAAGCGGGCCGAGCTGAGGATGACGGTGGGCCCGGGCCAGCGAGGACGGGCCGATCCCGCGATGGCGGATCTGCAGGAGGCCCTGAGGATTAGCCCGAAGAACGCGAAGGCGTTGTTTCTGTTGGGCAAGTACTAtgaaggaaagaaaatggagaAAGAAGCTATTGAGGCTTACATGGAGGCTCTGAAGGCGGAGCCACAGTTGcgtaaagctcaagaagctcttcAAAG GAACCTCAAGCTCCGAAAGAGTATATGGAAAGAGGAAGGAAAATAG
- the LOC112763181 gene encoding plasma membrane ATPase 4-like: protein MAQICMYMVRNDSITIYAVSITIHIVFDFMFIALIWKFDFAPFMVLIMAILNDGTIMTISKDRVKPSPQTDSWKLMEIFATGIVLGSYLALMTVVFFWLMKDTDFFSFTCYHLLVEIVTVMNTNFLLLRDKFGVRSLRHSPAEMMAALYLQVATALAVYANWSFARIKGMG from the exons atggcACAAATATGCATGTATATGGTCAGAAACG atAGTATTACT ATATATGCAGTGTCAATCACCATTCATATTGTG TTTgatttcatgtttattgcattGATTTGGAAGTTTGATTTTGCACCCTTTATGGTGTTGATCATGGCCATACTAAATGATG GTACCATTATGACAATATCCAAGGATAGAGTGAAACCATCCCCACAAACTGATAGCTGGAAATTGATGGAGATATTTGCTACTGGTATTGTGCTTGGAAGTTACCTGGCACTAATGACAGTAGTATTTTTCTGGCTTATGAAGGACACTGACTTCTTCTCG TTCACATGTTATCACCTACTAGTGGAAATTGTGACAGTTATGAACACTAACTTTCTGTTGTTGCGGGACAAGTTTGGTGTAAGGTCTCTGAGACACAGCCCTGCAGAAATGATGGCAGCCCTTTACCTACAA GTGGCAACTGCTCTTGCAGTATATGCTAACTGGAGCTTTGCAAGAATCAAGGGAATGGGATGA
- the LOC112764823 gene encoding protein REGULATOR OF FATTY ACID COMPOSITION 3, chloroplastic: MMRQHSLPHNTNHHFFISANGYPSFSSSFLPLSIRTKPRRKSASLVVSAHKKDNKDDSHSFVSNPNESTGFFPEKSIQEDGKVLPEFEDAEERQLFEALMLELDSDTSVDQMHHYEMVYLIHEKHEEQVAAVNEKIQDFLREKKGTVWRFSDWGMRRLAYKIKKAKNAHYILMNFELDAKYINEFKTMLDQDERVIRHLVIKRDEAITEDCPPPPEFHTLRAGADDDYDDEGYETEYDEDFDDDWDGEDDDDGEIIIVDDDDDDDDDDDHRNDKSANMKHDTAR; this comes from the exons ATGATGAGACAACACAGCCTTCCTCACAACACCAACCACCATTTCTTCATCTCCGCAAATGGGTACCCTTCCTTTTCTTCCTCTTTCCTACCACTTTCAATTCGAACCAAGCCCAGAAGAAAATCAGCATCACTGGTTGTGAGTGCCCACAAGAAAGACAATAAAGATGACAGCCATAGCTTTGTTTCCAACCCCAACGAGTCCACTGGCTTCTTCCCAGAA AAATCAATCCAGGAAGATGGCAAGGTTCTGCCGGAGTTCGAAGATGCTGAAGAAA gACAACTTTTTGAAGCACTTATGCTTGAGCTGGATAGCGATACGAGTGTTGATCAAA TGCACCATTATGAGATGGTTTACTTGATTCATGAAAAGCACGAGGAACAAGTTGCAGCTGTCAACGAGAAAATTCAAG ACTTTTTGAGGGAAAAGAAAGGCACAGTGTGGAGATTTAGTGATTGGGGTATGAGAAGGCTGGCTTACAAAATAAAGAAAGCTAAAAATGCACACTACATTTTGATGAACTTTGAGTTGGACGCCAAATATATCAACGAGTTCAAGACAATGTTGGACCAAGATGAGAGAGTTATTAGGCATCTTGTGATCAAGAGGGACGAGGCAATCACCGAAGATTGTCCTCCTCCTCCCGAGTTCCATACTCTGCGCGCTGGTGcagatgatgattatgatgatgaagGATATGAAACAGAATATGATGAGGATTTCGATGATGATTGGGatggtgaagatgatgatgatggcgAAATTATCAttgtggatgatgatgatgatgatgatgatgatgatgatcatagAAATGATAAATCAGCAAACATGAAACATGATACAGCCAGATAG
- the LOC112764821 gene encoding carbamoyl phosphate synthase arginine-specific large chain, chloroplastic gives MGIGSCITRLHNFPLPFLSRSPSFSSSSSRFKAPKATFQIRFFPLSTIYGKRKSIFCSNEHRHVSSTAAAAAVAAPALAPDTATKVGKRTDIKKILILGAGPIVIGQACEFDYSGTQACKALKEEGYEVILINSNPATIMTDPDMADRTYIAPMTPELVEQVLEAERPDALLPTMGGQTALNLAVALSESGALEKYGVELIGAKLEAIKKAEDRDLFKQAMKDIGIKTPPSGIGTTIRECMEIANEIGEFPLIVRPAFTLGGTGGGIAYNREEFEEICKAGIAASLTSQVLIEKSLLGWKEYELEVMRDLADNVVIICSIENIDPMGVHTGDSITVAPAQTLTDKEYQRLRDYSIAIIREIGVECGGSNVQFAVNPVNGEVMVIEMNPRVSRSSALASKATGFPIAKIAAKLSVGYSLDQIPNDITKKTPASFEPSIDYVVTKIPRFAFEKFPGSKPILTTQMKSVGEAMAIGRTFQESFQKAVRSLEHGYPGWGCSKVKELDYDREQLKYSLRVPNPERIHAIYAAMKKGMSIDEIFELSYIDKWFLTQLKELVDVENFLMSHNLSDLTNVNFYEVKKRGFSDKQIAFATKSAEKEVRCRRLSLGVTPAYKRVDTCAAEFEANTPYMYSSYDFECESAPTKRKKVLILGGGPNRIGQGIEFDYCCCHASFALQDAGYETIMVNSNPETVSTDYDTSNRLYFEPLTVEDVLNIIDLERPDGIIVQFGGQTPLKLSLPIQQYLDEHKPACASGLGHVRIWGTSPDSIDAAEDRERFNVMLNELKIEQPKGGIARSEKDALAIAAEIGYPVVVRPSYVLGGRAMEIVYSDDKLVTYLETAVEVDPERPVLIDKYLSDAIEIDVDALADSHGNVVIGGIMEHIEQAGVHSGDSACSIPTRTVPSSCLETIRSWTEKLAKRLDVCGLMNCQYAINNSEEVFLLEANPRASRTVPFVSKAIGHPLAKYTSLVMSGKSLYDIQFTKEVIPKYVSVKEAVLPFSKFAGCDVLLSPEMRSTGEVMGIDSLYNTAFAKAQIAAGQKLPTSGIVFLSLNDLTKRHLEKIAKTFVEAGFKIVATSGTAHALKSANIQAERVLKMHEGRPHAGDMIANGDIQLMVITSSGDALDQIDGLALRRMALDYKVPIVTTVNGAIATAEAIKSLKSNSIKMIALQDFIECKESE, from the exons ATGGGAATCGGAAGTTGCATTACTCGCCTCCACAATTTCCCTCTTCCCTTCCTCTCCCGTTCCCCTtccttctcttcctcctcttctcgcTTTAAAGCACCAAAAGCAACCTTCCAGATCCGCTTCTTTCCCCTTTCCACAATCTATGGCAAAAGAAAATCAATTTTCTGTTCCAACGAACACCGTCACGTGTCTTCCACCGCCGCTGCAGCGGCTGTTGCTGCTCCTGCTCTCGCTCCTGACACTGCGACCAAAGTTGGGAAACGAACAGACATAAAAAAAATTCTGATCCTTGGAGCTGGACCAATCGTCATTGGTCAAGCATGCGAGTTCGATTACAGTGGAACGCAGGCATGCAAGGCTCTCAAAGAAGAAGGGTATGAAGTTATTCTAATAAACTCAAATCCTGCTACTATAATGACTGACCCTGATATGGCTGATAGGACCTATATTGCCCCTATGACTCCTGAATTAGTTGAGCAGGTTCTCGAAGCGGAGCGTCCCGACGCCCTGCTTCCCACCATGGGTGGCCAAACTGCCCTCAACCTGGCTGTGGCTCTCTCTGAGAGCGGCGCCTTGGAGAAATACGGTGTGGAATTGATTGGGGCGAAGCTAGAGGCTATTAAGAAGGCCGAAGATAGGGATTTGTTTAAGCAGGCTATGAAGGATATAGGGATTAAGACTCCGCCTTCCGGGATAGGAACCACCATTAGGGAGTGCATGGAAATTGCCAATGAGATTGGCGAGTTTCCACTGATTGTTAGGCCTGCCTTTACGTTAGGTGGAACGGGTGGTGGGATTGCTTACAATAGAGAAGAGTTTGAGGAGATTTGTAAGGCTGGGATTGCTGCTAGTTTAACCAGTCAAGTTTTGATTGAGAAGTCCTTGTTGGGGTGGAAGGAGTATGAGCTTGAGGTTATGAGGGATTTGGCTGACAATGTGGTTATTATATGTTCCATTGAGAATATTGATCCCATGGGAGTTCATACTGGAGACTCAATTACTGTTGCACCTGCACAGACTCTTACCGATAAGGAGTATCAGCGCCTTCGAGATTACTCCATTGCTATAATTAGAGAGATTGGGGTGGAATGTGGGGGATCCAATGTGCAGTTTGCTGTCAACCCTGTGAACGGTGAGGTGATGGTAATCGAGATGAATCCGAGAGTCTCAAGGTCCTCGGCCCTAGCATCGAAGGCTACCGGATTTCCAATAGCAAAAATAGCAGCAAAGTTGTCTGTAGGCTATTCACTGGATCAAATTCCAAATGATATAACAAAAAAGACGCCGGCTAGTTTTGAGCCCTCGATAGATTATGTGGTTACAAAG attCCTCGGTTTGCTTTTGAGAAGTTCCCTGGTTCAAAGCCAATATTGACAACGCAGATGAAGTCTGTTGGTGAGGCAATGGCTATAGGGAGAACCTTCCAAGAGTCCTTTCAAAAAGCTGTCCGCTCACTGGAACACGGATACCCTGGATGGGGTTGTTCGAAAGTGAAAGAGTTGGACTATGACCGGGAACAATTGAAGTATAGTCTTCGAGTTCCTAACCCCGAACGCATCCATGCCATATATGCTGCAATGAAAAAAGGCATGAGCATTGATGAAATTTTCGAGTTGAGTTACATTGACAAATGGTTTCTTACTCAGCTCAAGGAGCTAGTTGATGTGGAAAATTTCTTGATGTCCCACAATTTGTCTGATTTGACAAATGTTAATTTTTATGAGGTTAAGAAAAGAGGGTTTAGTGATAAACAGATAGCATTTGCAACTAAATCTGCCGAAAAGGAAGTTCGGTGCAGGCGACTGTCTCTGGGTGTTACTCCAGCATATAAGCGAGTTGATACCTGTGCTGCAGAATTTGAAGCTAATACTCCTTATATGTATTCCTCTTATGATTTTGAGTGTGAGTCAGCTCCCACTAAAAGAAAGAAGGTTTTAATTTTGGGTGGTGGACCAAATAGAATTGGCCAAGGGATTGAGTTTGACTATTGTTGCTGTCATGCATCCTTTGCTCTTCAG GATGCAGGATATGAGACAATCATGGTGAATTCAAATCCTGAGACAGTCTCTACAGATTATGACACCAGTAATCGTCTATACTTTGAACCCTTGACTGTTGAAGATGTTTTGAACATTATTGACTTGGAAAGACCTGATGGTATCATTGTGCAATTTGGAGGTCAAACACCATTGAAATTGTCTCTCCCCATACAACAATACCTGGATGAACACAAGCCAGCATGTGCCAGTGGACTTGGTCATGTACGTATATGGGGAACATCCCCTGATTCCATAGATGCCGCTGAGGACAGAGAAAGGTTTAATGTGATGCTCAATGAATTAAAGATTGAACAGCCAAAAGGAGGAATTGCCAGGAGTGAAAAAGATGCACTCGCCATTGCGGCAGAGATTGGATACCCAGTTGTTGTTCGCCCTTCCTATGTTCTGGGAGGTCGAGCAATGGAGATTGTTTATAGTGATGATAAACTTGTGACTTATCTTGAAACTGCTGTTGAGGTGGATCCAGAGCGCCCTGTATTAATTGACAAGTATTTATCTGATGCCATTGAGATTGACGTTGATGCACTGGCTGACTCACATGGCAATGTGGTCATTGGTGGGATAATGGAGCACATTGAACAGGCTGGGGTACATTCTGGTGACTCTGCCTGCTCCATTCCCACAAGAACTGTTCCGTCTTCTTGCTTGGAGACAATCAGGTCATGGACTGAAAAATTGGCAAAACGACTGGATGTCTGTGGGCTCATGAATTGTCAGTATGCAATTAATAATTCAGAGGAGGTATTTTTGCTTGAGGCCAACCCTCGAGCTTCTCGCACTGTTCCATTTGTATCTAAAGCAATAGGTCACCCGTTGGCTAAATACACTTCCCTTGTCATGTCTGGAAAATCTCTCTATGATATACAGTTTACAAAAGAAGTCATTCCTAAATATGTGTCCGTTAAGGAAGCTGTTCTTCCCTTTTCGAAATTTGCAGGCTGTGATGTGCTTCTAAGTCCTGAGATGCGAAGTACTGGTGAGGTCATGGGTATTGACTCTCTGTATAATACTGCATTTGCTAAGGCTCAAATTGCTGCTGGCCAGAAGTTACCAACTTCTGGAATTGTGTTTCTTAGCTTAAATGATTTAACAAAGCGTCACCTTGAGAAGATTGCAAAGACCTTCGTCGAGGCTGGTTTTAAGATTGTTGCTACTTCTGGAACGGCTCATGCTCTTAAATCAGCTAATATCCAAGCTGAGAGAGTGCTGAAGATGCATGAAGGTAGGCCTCATGCTGGTGACATGATTGCCAATGGAGACATTCAGCTAATGGTGATAACGAGTTCTGGTGATGCACTTGATCAGATAGATGGTTTAGCTCTGAGAAGAATGGCTTTGGATTACAAGGTTCCTATTGTCACAACGGTTAACGGAGCTATTGCAACTGCTGAAGCAATAAAGAGTTTGAAATCCAATTCTATCAAAATGATTGCTCTTCAGGACTTCATTGAGTGTAAAGAGTCAGAATAG